The Rhopalosiphum maidis isolate BTI-1 chromosome 2, ASM367621v3, whole genome shotgun sequence genome segment aaaaacgtaaatgtttaatttaattgaatgataagtttttaatatattatatgatttatattttacattatttgaaaattaaattaaatttttgattaccttctgtatttttttccatatttttttactatctgtttaatttaatttttgataaataaacaacaaactgtataaataaagcaatacattaaatttactgATATCATAGTTtgttatatttagaaaatattgataaaatcgaAATCTAagcaatattttactataagaaaattattgtgCGTGCATGTATGTACATGTAGATAGACActaaataggtatacctactacctaattaatatgtttttatacagttgattaattaatacaaaacaaataaatacatttttattttttacattgtttattttcaatccTTAATTTGACATTAAATACACTATTGTATGTGTGTAGTTCAAGAGTTGATAAAGGTGAAACCGGGTACCTATAACACCaagtaaaattaagaaaatttaagtTCTCAATgaacttatatagttatattacaaCTCAGAAGTATAGACATACAAATTTTGACataaaaattgtcatattCATGAAAGTGGCGGCGTCAAGGATGGGCAAGGTAGAGCCATGGCCCTACCTCTGGCCTAACcttagacattataatattcttatttttaattttttgtggcCCTATCTTATAATTGATGGCCTTCTATTGGCTCTACCTAGAAAAAAATCCTGATGCCGCCACTtattcatcatcatcattttataaaaaattagttttacaaGAGCAACAaatgacaaattaataaatgagaGAAAAaggaatacaaattaaatggcAAAGGGAGAGCTTTATTGTCTTCGTAATGAGTAGCAGATCtagaaatatgaaatagaACAAATTGGTGTGTATGACAAGAGAGGTCATTTAATAGGACTTGAAATAATAGCTGGTAAGTCAGGTGTGTTGTTCAAGAAGTTTATATAATGCCTGCAATCAGCCATGAAATTTAAGCTTTAGATGCTGGTGTTCAGTCgtgtattaaaaagtaatcatTAGGTagactatttattttcatcatagAGCACATTTTAAAGACAAGAATTGAATTTTACAATAGTTTGAGGTAATAGTGGGTCAGAGGTACAATACATGTAATTAGTTTGATAAAACCTAGTGTTTTAAGTGTCTTAGGCGTTTATGACTAGGTCTAGGTGACTAGGTGTACTATCAATATTAAGTTCCATGGgctcactttttttttataggctcATCATAAGGTCACCACcctaaaaaatctattaaataggTAACCTACTAGGTTACTAGGTacttaatcatattttgtactttttattttttataatgtaaaaataatatattttaagtcaaactaaaagtattaattaaatgttcatgtaaaaataatatgtaggtatcaCGGTATCATTggaataaatactattaatacttaacCTATAaggtcatataatatatctattatgtaGTTACTAGaacgtgtttttttaatatttttactaattttttcaaagttgACTAATGACTGATGACTATTGACAACAacaatgaaatgtattttattaagttattatttcattgaaatgTTGAATACTTGTGTGTTATgtcataaatatacttaacttTGGATATTTGGTCAaaacttatactttatacgttgtacttacatataaaatattataaatcacatcataaattaatatatcaaataaacatattatttataaaccaacCACGGCTCACGAGTATCCGGTCAATTTGGTAAAAGGCATTTACGTTAATAATTttcgaatatatttatacagataTACGAGGTGTACCAggactatttaacaaatataataacatttgtaatggaagtttgttaaaaattaaatagtcttGTTACACCTTATAAAGCGTACGTATTGTCTACTGGACACATAatcttttatcaaaaaaattcaacaataaaacaataaatataaattgactatggaaatattattgtattttaaattgattgaaGTTCAACTTCAAAAGCCATCATATCTTCGCACCTCCCGGGTGCAAGtacaccattattaatatattataagaaacctCAGGTTACGTCTACGTGTGAGAAACAGAATATATAACAGAAATCAGTAATGTGACGAGatctcataatatatacagatatCATTGACAgattttatacaatgtaattgcaaatacaaaaacaatgatCAACAAACTTACTTACTAAACACTATATGTActgtttttcttattaaaacaattattataatatatatttttttaattaatatagtttcgATTAGCTGCGCATTATCTAAAAAACATCAGCTAGAATACAAATACACACTCATAAttgtaatcattatatttgttgaaattatacatttttttatcaaaatatcacaataaatGGCTATTTCGCTATTTAAACCCTaattatgtagtataattttaggtagatactaaagtattaagtataatgtttaatattaaaaattataaaaaaaaaatgagcgaACGAATGTTCTGTATagcttatatttatacagtaaactaaattaatctttaattttaaaatagtaagtttatttaaaaaatcaaatgcatatcaataattcaaatggtttataaataattgtctaaGATAAAGGAAAAATAGTTATgtagtaaatacaattattacgataatgaatgattaataaaataattgtttttgtgtaGTAAGTATTTATAGCTGTTAACATCTGTATTTAAAgctaaaaagataaaatgaatataaataataaacattacatgTGGAATCAGCTTGTCCGGCGTATTGTATAGACAATTTGTGTACATTTATGCGTAAAGcaacataataatgatgataatcaGAGCTCAGGACTTtatgcatttgcatatttgtTCGGGAAGTAAATAGAAAAATCTGATCCGGTACAAATTTGTGTTGTGGTGTTTGGagttaaagtttaaaagtttattgtgCATatgtttgcatatttttgaaattttttctacaaatgaatatttttaagatttattgatttttaatgcatattttaaaataatttttgattatttactcttaaatcatatttttagtaaattaatcaattttatctaCATGATTTTGTCGGCAATAATACCGATAAGGCGATAATCAATAGCGTTACGGGAaagacattatatttttatctttgaagacaatattatttttacttacctaACGCAGGTTAGTACataattagaattataaaataattattttttaatacataaaaattgtaattgctAGACATTTTgccttcttttttttaataatatagtatgtataaaatatacatttttagtaatatgtacaagatatgtttttttaaaacttaaatttgaataagtatgtatttcttaattaaaaataaatgcatattttaatattttttggtgcATATGTATGcgcatatttttaagattttaaacacATAAAGTCCCGAGCcctgatgataatatataatattataatgtctaaaTGTCTAATCGAAGTGTTTCAAGTGTTTCAAGTGTTTCAACCAGGGGGGACgtcatttcacatttttttatgggatgcaaaaccaatattgaaaatttaaagtaataccaGTCACTCGCATGGTCGAGTCATCccatgaatttttttcaacacactttttttgtaaatgtacatcattttatagaaattatagtataaaataaataacaataattttgttcatgGGATGCATTTGTATACCCTTGCATCCCACAAATGACGCCACTGGTTTCAAGATAACTATTTGGAGCTGATTTAACTTGACACTGGATAGTAGGTGTAAGTATACAATTAACCGAAGTCTTCAAAGTCTCCAATGTCTTTTTTAATTGAagatttaaatcgtttaaaagttttataaggtattgaaaaaataactattatgtcACGAGTACacgaatatactatattttaggaAATTACAACTTCTtacaaatttcattattataggcagcatatatatatatatataagtatgggCGCACGGAGGGGAATAAGACGGGGCATTTGTTCTCCCCTGGaattaaaatagaatgttgaacattttaacttttattttgatttataaacatttcaatatttcatcgATATTTTTCACTTTAGTGTGTGGGgtttttgtatttgatttcatataattctaacacattttgtaatttacaagGAATAACGAGCGATACCACTATGGCACtatcgtattataaataattcgcagtttttttcgaaaaaatattaaaaatcaaaaaattgatgaaattaaaatgttaaaacatcaatatttccagaaaaaaaaactctacaaaatggctattttcaatttttttttaaataactaaataaaaaaatatattttttaacttttttaccaaaacataaaaataaattataacatgaaatatttgtagtttttgttcctgtgaatcttattaaaaaaccagaattatgatatctccattatttcaggagatatcctaatgggtaaatcctcgcgggatactctatatatgatattattgtccggtatattaatattgttgtgcTCATTTTCGTTATTGGTTTTGGCTATCATAAGCGCAATTTGAGGAGGGTATAAGGGTGCTAACCCCCTCAAAATCAATCATAGCCCCTCCCAACATGGTTTGTATATATCTCTTTCCACCTCTCTATATCTCAGGGagcatacacacatacatactcatatatgcaaattataatagccctcccaaatttaaaactcaaattgcGCTTATGTTGGCCATCGACATTCGACGGTTTTGTTTTCGGTGGTTGCGAGTTTGCGACCCACAGCCTTTAATTCGTTTATACATGCTACCGAGCGTGGGCGATGCGGTCGTTGTAAGCTAGGTTAGGTAACCCGTGGTGTTAACTATGCATGAGCTCATCTAGATGAGTGAGCTATCTCATGCCGAAAATAGACTATAATATCATCGCggatataatacgatattagtCCGCATTTGCGCTTGTGTGCAGTCGAAACCCATTCGTTAAGGCGAGAAATAAGCGCCGGTACacgaatatcattatatttcaatacttaCGTAACCGCATGATGTGTATAAATGCGCGATTTAACGGTCACGCCATATTGTATGGTTGCGCCATTTGGTGATACGCAGTCATTCTTGATATATTGGTACTTCCTTCAGTGGTGCTCTCACGGGGAAGGCGGGTTGAGATGTTCATATCCATCCCAGtttggattaatttttaaattatacaatcctCCCTATTCATCAAACGTAATTTCGTACAATttccataatatatagataatttagatagtcaacatataaatatttgaaattatagtgtaaaacataaatatacaagtaaaaaaaaaaaatagtacatgTCTACTGCTACAACATTaacatctaataataaaaacaatttattacattaagtagatatttataacatatattaaattttatattttatcttgttACTCGTTGcgaaataaaaccatttttgtaaattttttcctTATAGAAATgctattctttttttcttttgacgCAGCAACATGGTGAAAACGAATttaagtatgtaaaaatagctaaacttattatttgatCTCggtgtgtattaaataattgttggcCTTTACAATAgtcatttaattcattaaaaatatttggtttttggtaaaatttgttttttacttcATTAAACATTCTGTGTTTAATAtctgataaaaaaacattgtaagaTCGAAAGGTTCTTTCTGCTTCTTGACATATTTCCACAACATCCTGACTGGGTTTTATCAATGCATTATTtctatctttttattttattaatttaaaattttgatttgagCAATCAATCAAAAATAGGTGACATATAttacaagttattttattttttatttaaaactagcaATATAACTTGTTATCTCATCTAAAAATGGTGTCAGTCTTCCAAAAGATTGTATATAATCATGATcttgtttaattgtatttaaatcctctttaatataattatttatgatacaatCTAGCCTTACGTTAACCACAGATATTTGAGTGCTATCAAGTATTGCAACACAATTATCATACTGTGAACCACTAATTTCATTATGgactaacaattttttataagcagaGTATAAGATCTATGATCCAACTGCATTTAACCATGTACCCCATCTAGTGATAATTGGCTGGAGTGGTAAAGGTAAACACAAGAATAGTTCACGTAGTTTGATAATTCGGCTGGgagcttttaaaaatacttttttaaccgtcgctattaatttatcaacagTAGAATATTCATTACGAATTCTATGAATCCCATGTGCCAAACAcgttaaatgaattaaattggGGATTAGAATAGTCAAGAAATCTGCGGATTTAACCATATATGGCGCGGCAtcagaaacaaaaaataatactttatcgtACTTCACTCCTGATGGCCATAATAGGTGCATcgcatcattaaatattttaccaatagtttggaaattacatttttcaagttCTTCACACATTAATAGATACGGTTTTGAATAATTGTCTTCGTGGAGGAGACCAACTATGACGTTAGAAATATATCGACCGTCAACGTCGGTGGTTTCatctatttaaacataattggGCTATCACCAATTTCCAAACGAATACGAGAAATAGTATTTTCATAAACTGtagaaacataatttttgcGAATTATAGACTGTTCAGGAACACATTTACctgtataattttctaaaaaaattttaaattatggatGATTTAACTTCCATAAAGGTATATCAGGTTCTAATATTCCTTGACATAATCTAGAGgaaaatttgtttgtttatcttggttttctaatgtatttttaatgaatgatTGTTTAGATTTggctattaaattaatatttttgttatgtttgCTTGTATTTAAATGCTGTACAActtgaaaacattttgttacGGGCACAGCTGGatcacaaaaaatacaatataatattttaccatctgttttaaaaacgtaatttgaaaattcttCAACAAATTGACATAACTTGGTACTTTCACTTTGAACTTTCGGAATTTTATAAGACTGATGctgttattaaaagtaaaaactgctcaaatttttaagtataagtgTCCGCACATTTACGCAACACACAACGTACTAatgaaattacaaattaaatctgTGCTATCTCACTGTATACGTCGTTTAATCATGTGTAGGTGATTCTATCGATCGCCCGACTAAGATAAGATtagataggtaatatttattctatttatatatatctatatattatctataaatttaaaaatttaagttaaaaaaaatcaaaatctcaaaaatctataactatgtaattatatgcattgtgttcaaaatatgcaaaaaaaaaaattggttctaTTTAAAGAAGCATAAGCCAAATCCTGGACAAATCTGACAACCaatcaatttttacttaaggaaaaaaaacacgcaaatgcatataaatcctAGTCTTAGTTATAACTGTACACGTTACATCggcgtataaaaatatatgaacgtGACTACGTGAGTATGTCAGTAtttgagtatattatgattggtGAATGGTGACTGGTGACTAGTGACTGCTAAACAAGACAAGTGCTAAACtgtaataccatattatagtgttatgtAAATCGAATGAATGTGAAGAAGGGATGAACACgaacgataattatttttttctcatttacTTCGGAATTTGTTTTGTCACGTTGGACACTCTGGTAACCACAACCCTCgtgttatcaatttttatggcGCATTTTTAcggtaatcaatattataacgtgAATATATGTGGAAACTGGAAAGGAAGTTGTAACTTGTAACTCGTTTTCGTTTACTCGACGTGACTATTTACGTGCCAGGCGGTAGTATGACACTGGTCACTCGGAAatcatatcaatattattgttacgagATGACGgtaatttaatctaaatattgaaTGTACATACCTAGTAATGAATAGCTAACAATGTTGATTATGATTTAGTTGTCGTAAGACGCGTATAGTAAATCCTCGATATGATAAACATTTCAAGACTTAAAGTGCTGTGATATTgaatttcgttaaaaataaataataattatgtaagccCCTTTATATTCGatcgttttaattataaagtttgaTAAGTTTATGTGATGATCAATTGCGactaatgttaattattattaacactatTGTGTtcttattgtgtttttatgaataacgttttatgtttgcagatagataattaatataaaatgtctgCCTTTCCACAAGTCAAGGGttaccaaataattaaaaatatcggaAAAGGAAGCACGTCAACTGTGTATCTAGCTCATGTCAAGGtacttttacttaattatatttttatttgctattaattttttgttgattaTAGAAACTTGTATCATTTCATTGATAATTTGATCTTGAAATGAGTGTTAgatggaatttaaaataacacttgcatctttaattttgtattgattaCTGTACTTACCTAGTGGCTtgtgcattaaaatatattctctatttctatatgtataatcaGTTGGGATAGGATGTTGATGACCTCATTAAGTATCAAAAATGACCTAAAAAGGGCTGTaatgcttttaaaaatgtataaacagcctaaaaatataaaaaatatttggaattcaaatttagtaaacatttaaattttaagttaaatttacagtgaaaaaaaatattattattattaataaattaaaaagtaaaatataaattcaactaataagtaataaccattgattataaatactattatttataatcaatgttatattagtatttatattcaatggtaataactaataatatttgttacaaCAAAAACctaccaaaaattatttttgaataaatttctttaaaatctaaaatttgtaaaaatgccaccacattatacaaaaactaCTAAAACCTAcctttaatatgaaaatatgacctgaaaatacaataaaaatgtaaaataaaattagtatattttgaatCAAGGGAGCGAGCATGAAACAAATTTTCAGTTAagatagtattttataggATTAAGGGGAAAAATGCAAAAGTAATTATATCCTATCTCTAGTAATCAGTAATCATTAAGGcagttaatttattgttgtcaaaattattttattcatgattattgtttttatttttaggagaAAACCAATAATATGGTTGCAATAAAAGTTATAGAACGCAGTAAATTATCCAAGAGTGCAGAGGATGCTGTAGTAACTGAAATAGGAgtgatgaaaaaatttaaacataaacatattgttCAAATGATTGACTTTATATGGgatcgtaaaaatatttatattatactggaaCATTGTGATGGTGGTGATTTgtcaacatttattaaacaacGTAAAAGACTATCTGAAAAAGTATGCCGTAAATTCATGCAACAATTAGCCTTGGCTCTGCAATTCTTAAGATCTCATAATGTTTGTCATCTTGATCTCAAACCACAAAATTTACTACTTATGAGGTCACCGCAACTAACTTTGAAAGTTGGAGGTTTGTACTTATAGTTACTtctgtttgaataataattatatttttgtgttttacattttattagggacttaaaatttaaatttttggttCTAGATTTTGGCTTAGCAAATTTTATGAGTGAAAAAACTCAAATGGAAAATATTCGTGGTTCACCTCTATATATGGCTCCTGAAATGTTATTACACAATCGATATGATGTTAAAGCGGATCTTTGGTCAGTTGGAGTGATTGCTTATGAATGTATATTTGGACGTGCTCCGTACGCTTCAGATTCTATAAAAGATTTATGTGAGAAGGTTAAAAAAGTCTTACCAATAGAAATACCACCTAATCAAGTCAGTTCAGAGTgtagaaatttattattgggtCTTCTCAAACACAATCCATCTGAGCGAATGAGTTATCACCAGTTTTTTAAACACCCATTTGTAGATTTAGATCATATGCCTACTACTGAATCATATGCTAAAGGACTTGAAGCTATTCACCAAGCAGTTCAACTAGATTCTGAAAAGCAATATAAAGCagcatttagtaaatattgcaTAGGTCTGCAGTATTTAATTCCTTGTTCCCAAAGTAagaatttaagatttattattttaatattttttaatatagtatatagataaatataaagtatgggTAAATAAAGGAGATAATACATcgctaatttatttatttataaaaacaattactttttattttgccattttttataatttggtgttgtgatgtttttttatgatttaaataacagGGATTACCTACTAAACTAAAGATGAGTCAACTCTTTTTTTCTAactttctaatttaaaaatttaagtattacaaaaattgaaatatttagtgtGTTTCCTTTCAAAAGTAACACTAAATATTTCAGTTCAGTAACTCCGGATTGATAAGGGGTTTTCGGGAGGAGATGTAAAAAacctaaatacatatttttgatgattttcaaatttttacatcTTTCAGCTCACGCATTCACAATTGAActtgcattttttaaataacaacagGTATTTTCAATACTAAATTTGGATAGATTGagttttttgtgattttaaccTCCTAACTTTGGCTAAAACCAAAATTGACTGAGTGACAATaatcaaatgttttaatttaaataattgaatttttggaCGATTGTCCcttgattttacaaattttggtGTTTGAGATGTTTGAGAGTTTAAAGAGTTTGAGAACCTATCtccacattttattaatagtaaattagatatttttacaatatttgaatatcacatttgtttcaatatttgttgTCTTAACTTACAAATTTCagtaaaactaattttgtacTAATGTTGTTGTATGTTAgttagacaaaaataatatatatatatggatatGAAggacttttaatatttattttaaattgtctactataggtacattttcgaaattaaatgttttttaagtattttaaaactgaaattcattaaaaaattaaaaattaaatgttaaaaaagtataggcgatatttagatatttattcaaaaaataaaaaagatgtaatacatttcaaactgatatattattttatattgttacattaacgcataattttgtttagatgaacctgataaaattaaaaaagaagcatttcaaataaaactaaatgaaTACATTAAGCGCGCAGAAGAATTGAAAGCTACTTTATATGTTTCAAAGATCAAAATTAGTAGTGAAGAAAAAGCAGACAACTCTTCAACATCATATGATGACAGTTATCCaacatt includes the following:
- the LOC113552243 gene encoding serine/threonine-protein kinase ULK3-like isoform X3, translated to MSAFPQVKGYQIIKNIGKGSTSTVYLAHVKEKTNNMVAIKVIERSKLSKSAEDAVVTEIGVMKKFKHKHIVQMIDFIWDRKNIYIILEHCDGGDLSTFIKQRKRLSEKVCRKFMQQLALALQFLRSHNVCHLDLKPQNLLLMRSPQLTLKVGDFGLANFMSEKTQMENIRGSPLYMAPEMLLHNRYDVKADLWSVGVIAYECIFGRAPYASDSIKDLCEKVKKVLPIEIPPNQVSSECRNLLLGLLKHNPSERMSYHQFFKHPFVDLDHMPTTESYAKGLEAIHQAVQLDSEKQYKAAFSKYCIGLQYLIPCSQNEPDKIKKEAFQIKLNEYIKRAEELKATLYVSKIKISSEEKADNSSTSYDDSYPTLTSLCQNTPQLANAVEIALSGQMYLVEGQYEAALEKYTIGLNLLEKLLEKEPPGIRYNLLIKQVTDWTSQCENARLLLQSKDQKVNDQPIDVPDGFSPISKESCVIQ
- the LOC113552243 gene encoding serine/threonine-protein kinase ULK3-like isoform X2; amino-acid sequence: MSAFPQVKGYQIIKNIGKGSTSTVYLAHVKEKTNNMVAIKVIERSKLSKSAEDAVVTEIGVMKKFKHKHIVQMIDFIWDRKNIYIILEHCDGGDLSTFIKQRKRLSEKVCRKFMQQLALALQFLRSHNVCHLDLKPQNLLLMRSPQLTLKVGDFGLANFMSEKTQMENIRGSPLYMAPEMLLHNRYDVKADLWSVGVIAYECIFGRAPYASDSIKDLCEKVKKVLPIEIPPNQVSSECRNLLLGLLKHNPSERMSYHQFFKHPFVDLDHMPTTESYAKGLEAIHQAVQLDSEKQYKAAFSKYCIGLQYLIPCSQNEPDKIKKEAFQIKLNEYIKRAEELKATLYVSKIKISSEEKADNSSTSYDDSYPTLTSLCQNTPQLANAVEIALSGQMYLVEGQYEAALEKYTIGLNLLEKLLEKEPPGIRYNLLIKQVTDWTSQCENARLLLQSKDQKVNDQPIDVPDGFSPISKGNCLLMSCACLILSVGIVYMSNYFN
- the LOC113552243 gene encoding serine/threonine-protein kinase ULK3-like isoform X1, which codes for MSAFPQVKGYQIIKNIGKGSTSTVYLAHVKEKTNNMVAIKVIERSKLSKSAEDAVVTEIGVMKKFKHKHIVQMIDFIWDRKNIYIILEHCDGGDLSTFIKQRKRLSEKVCRKFMQQLALALQFLRSHNVCHLDLKPQNLLLMRSPQLTLKVGDFGLANFMSEKTQMENIRGSPLYMAPEMLLHNRYDVKADLWSVGVIAYECIFGRAPYASDSIKDLCEKVKKVLPIEIPPNQVSSECRNLLLGLLKHNPSERMSYHQFFKHPFVDLDHMPTTESYAKGLEAIHQAVQLDSEKQYKAAFSKYCIGLQYLIPCSQNEPDKIKKEAFQIKLNEYIKRAEELKATLYVSKIKISSEEKADNSSTSYDDSYPTLTSLCQNTPQLANAVEIALSGQMYLVEGQYEAALEKYTIGLNLLEKLLEKEPPGIRYNLLIKQVTDWTSQCENARLLLQSKDQKVNDQPIDVPDGFSPISKGKTDKKSPKLFRVVSRLVLRTNNRSSLSPEKK